Within Gammaproteobacteria bacterium, the genomic segment CGTTTTAGTCTTATGTCTCACGCCATGCTTTTAAATACCTTGGATACTGGAGCCGTTTGGTCTATTGCTCGTGGATTAGCTAAAAATGAGAAAAAATATAAAAGACATTTAGCCGAATGTGATTTACAACGTTGCAATGATCTTGATGGTCGTGGAAATCTTAGTGAAGAAGCTTTGGCTTCATTTACAAAGTTCTTTCTTGAAACCTGCATTGATCAGGTTGAATTTATGCAACAATTAATTAAACCTGATCAGTTAAGAACCAGAATCCTGTTATGGGCTGACGAGGAGATTGCCTTGGGTAATCTTCCTAAGGCCGCTAAAAATATTTTAAAACACTTGTTATTTGAGGGTAGTCTCACCCGTAACGAAATACCCGATATACTCAGCACCAGTCCTCGCAGTGCCCGCCGTATCACAAAGGCATTAGCTGATTATGGCATCATTAAATCAGACACCCCTAAATCCCCATGGCACTTAGTCTTTCCTGCCAAACTTGCTTCAAGATGGATGCCGGGTCTATTTCCAGAATAAAATCCTGAAATAGATACTGCCACAAGCTGTGCTTGTGGCATTTTTAAACCGTTCATACCCTCGAACATGAATCGAATCAGGCCTCTACCTTCTGATCTAACCTACCGCATCCAGGCCCACTGATCACACTCCTTCCACCTGTATGAGGGCTTACCTGTATCTGGGTGCTGATGCGCTCTTTGAGTGTTGATACATGCGAAATCACACCGATCAGTTTGCCATCCTCTTGCAATCCTGCAAGGGTCTCCAGAGCCGTGTCCAAAGCATCTTCATCCAGGGTACCAAAGCCTTCATCCAGAAATAGTGAGTCAACCCGGACGTTTTTACTGGCCATGTGGGATAGGCCGAGTGCCAGGGAGAGGCTGACGATAAAGCTCTCACCGCCCGACAAGTTCTTGGTTGAGCGGATTTCACCCGCTTGATAACTGTCCACCACATTCAGCTCCAGGGGCTGCTCATCATCTCTAATCAAAAGATAGCGATCCGTCATTTTCTGCAACTGTCGGTTTGCATGGCCGACCATCATTTCAAAGGTCAAACCCTGAGCAAAGTTGCGGTATTTCTTGCCATCGGCTGAACCGATCAATTCATGCAGCATATCCCAACGTGAACATTCACGTTTTTGTGCGTCAATGGCTTTTGCTCGCTCTTGTTGTTTGCACCTCAAATCATTATTGTCTTTTAGCTTCTGCTGGAGGCCACCAAGCATCTGTTGGAGTTCCTTCAGGCTATTTGTAAGAGTCCCTAACGCTTGTGCAAGCAGCTCACGAGGTTGATCCGTGACCTCCTTTTGTTGTTCAGTTTTTAGCAGGCTGATTTTCTCCTGATGCCTTGTATCCAACGCCGTTTGCTCAGTAGCCAACTGCTGGGCTTGTTGCATAAGGATTTTACGCTCATCTTCGGGCAAACAAGCGGCTTGATAATCCACCTCATCACTGAAGCCAAATAGGCCAAGTCGAGCCTGGAATGCTGCTTCCTCGGTCTTTAGTTTCTCTGCTCGGGTAAGCATTGTCTGCTCAATCGTTTCAAACCTATTTTTTAGTTTGTCGAGTTCCTGACTTGCAGAATTGAGCCGTTGGCGTGAATCGTCAAGATGCTTATCACATTGACCGATGACTGAGGAGAGACGGGATTCTTCATCATCGGGGATTTTATCACCGAAAAGCATCTGCCGTGAACGAGCCAAATCGTCTCGCTCATGGATTAAGGCATCAAGCTCACCCTGCTGTTTTTTCAGTTCGCCTTCAAACTGAGTGATTTGCTCAGCTTGATGCTGCGTCTGAAACACTAGGGCAGGGAGTTGCTTTTCAATTTCAGTTTTTCTCCCTTGTTGAGAAAGCCACTGCTCTCGACGTGTGGTTAACTCAAACAGGACCCTATCCAACGCATCCAGAGCCAAGTGTTTGATTCCATACTTTGAGAGTTCACGGAGTAACTCATCCTGTGATTTCTGTACCGTCGCCGCCAACTCGGCGACTTCCTTATTGACCCGATCAGCCGCTAACTCGGCAGACTCCTTTTTGTGGCTGGCAGTTTGAGTCTCCCGCTCCAACTGCACTGCGGCTTCTCGTGACTTTTCCATGGCCTTGCGCATCGTTACAATCTCTTTTTCGATCCCCTCGGTGGTCTGTACAACCTTTGATGCACGTTCCAGGTTGTCGTCGTTCTCTTGCTGTAAGCGCGGCAAGGCCTTAACCAACAACTCAAGAACCAACGCTTCTCCGCCCTCTTTATCAAAATCATCAATAGCAAGAATGACAGCACCTTCGTGAATCCGAGCATCTTCTGTCGCAATTTTCTCAGCAATCTCTTTTTTCTGCATAGAGACTTGCGCCAAATCCTTCTGATTTTCAGCCTGCTTTATCTTAAAACCAGAAAGTGACTCGTTTGCTTGTTTAAGGTCAGCCCTCACACGATTCAGAGCGGTGGTTGTTTCATCTGGAACAGGGATATTTCCTTCAGCAAAGGGATGCTCCTCAGCGCCGCAAAGTGGGCATGATTCACCTTCCTGTAGTTGATGCCTATGCGCCTCAAAATCTTGTATTTTATTGATTCGAGAAAGTCGAGTTTCAAGCTCACTCATCTCTTTTTCAAGGGCTTCTTGTTCTTCGGTTAACACCTGAACCTGATTAAGCAATGATCCATTTTGTGCATTCAGGGTTTCATCCTGGTTATTAAGCTCACATAAGGTACTTCGAAAATCAGTGACTGATTTGATCGACTCGCTGATACGATTAAGAGCGTCCTTTCTCTCTCTTAGACTAAAGAGAGAACCTCGCCAATCTGAAATTTCTCGACCTGCTAATATCTGATTAAGTTCGCTCTGCTGTTGACCAAGCCTCTCCTGTAAAGTGGCGAACTCTTTTTTAGCAACGCCCAGGCTCGTTGACTGCTCACCCCAGCACTGATGGGCCTCACTCTTTTGTGTTTCAGCGATGCTGAGTTCATTGAGCTGGTAACGGTGTTTAGCATCAACTTCACGGAGTGCATCAAAGCGGGTTCGTATCCCTGCAAGATGTTCAACGAGACCTTCATCCGCCTTGCTTTCGCCAATCGCTTTCAGAACAGCAT encodes:
- a CDS encoding AAA family ATPase — protein: MRILNIRFKNLNSLVGEWAIDLTDPAYTSNGIFAITGPTGAGKTTILDAICLALYGRTPRLDRVTKSGNEIMSQQMGECFAEVTFETQSGRFRCHWSQHRARRKPGGDLQSPKHEVADVDSGKILQTSLRGVAEQIEATTGMDFERFTRSMLLAQGGFDVFLQADPGDRSPILEQLTGTEIYSQISKSVHERRSEEGKKLEILQAELDGIQLLSEEDEQQLKASLEQKIPEETDLAKQVDQQRAAIAWLEGIEGLEKDLALLNGKKQDLLTHHEAFKPELEKLESAKQALELAAEYTRLDLLRRGQEADRQGLSDCQKVLPEKETEAQQAEEALKQASGNLLKKKSEQQEALLVIRKVRELDFKFGEKEASIKSILNSIAERDKGLDAMRIKNSEDCCELDSKKKALDAVLKAIGESKADEGLVEHLAGIRTRFDALREVDAKHRYQLNELSIAETQKSEAHQCWGEQSTSLGVAKKEFATLQERLGQQQSELNQILAGREISDWRGSLFSLRERKDALNRISESIKSVTDFRSTLCELNNQDETLNAQNGSLLNQVQVLTEEQEALEKEMSELETRLSRINKIQDFEAHRHQLQEGESCPLCGAEEHPFAEGNIPVPDETTTALNRVRADLKQANESLSGFKIKQAENQKDLAQVSMQKKEIAEKIATEDARIHEGAVILAIDDFDKEGGEALVLELLVKALPRLQQENDDNLERASKVVQTTEGIEKEIVTMRKAMEKSREAAVQLERETQTASHKKESAELAADRVNKEVAELAATVQKSQDELLRELSKYGIKHLALDALDRVLFELTTRREQWLSQQGRKTEIEKQLPALVFQTQHQAEQITQFEGELKKQQGELDALIHERDDLARSRQMLFGDKIPDDEESRLSSVIGQCDKHLDDSRQRLNSASQELDKLKNRFETIEQTMLTRAEKLKTEEAAFQARLGLFGFSDEVDYQAACLPEDERKILMQQAQQLATEQTALDTRHQEKISLLKTEQQKEVTDQPRELLAQALGTLTNSLKELQQMLGGLQQKLKDNNDLRCKQQERAKAIDAQKRECSRWDMLHELIGSADGKKYRNFAQGLTFEMMVGHANRQLQKMTDRYLLIRDDEQPLELNVVDSYQAGEIRSTKNLSGGESFIVSLSLALGLSHMASKNVRVDSLFLDEGFGTLDEDALDTALETLAGLQEDGKLIGVISHVSTLKERISTQIQVSPHTGGRSVISGPGCGRLDQKVEA